In bacterium, the following proteins share a genomic window:
- a CDS encoding cyclic nucleotide-binding domain-containing protein, giving the protein MKTLESILGEHPFFKGLPLEHLETLKGCATNAVFEKNTYLCRENQDADTFYVIRAGRVALETDAPPRGIIPIQTVGAGEILGWSWIIPPHEWRFDGKATELTRVISLDAKCLRDKCEADHHLGFELVKRFSQVMATRLAATRLQLMDIYNIESGKTR; this is encoded by the coding sequence ATGAAAACGCTCGAATCCATTCTGGGAGAGCATCCCTTCTTCAAAGGTCTCCCACTCGAACACCTGGAGACATTGAAGGGATGCGCAACAAACGCGGTGTTTGAGAAAAACACCTACTTGTGCCGCGAGAATCAGGACGCCGACACGTTCTACGTGATTCGTGCCGGCAGGGTTGCGTTGGAAACCGACGCCCCACCTCGCGGAATCATTCCCATCCAGACCGTCGGTGCAGGCGAGATTCTCGGTTGGTCCTGGATCATTCCACCGCACGAGTGGCGCTTCGATGGCAAGGCCACAGAACTGACACGCGTGATCTCTCTCGACGCGAAATGCCTGCGCGACAAGTGCGAGGCGGATCATCACCTGGGCTTCGAACTCGTGAAGCGTTTTTCACAGGTGATGGCAACACGTCTCGCCGCGACGCGCTTGCAACTTATGGACATCTACAACATCGAATCCGGGAAGACACGATGA
- a CDS encoding tyrosine-type recombinase/integrase: MKKIETIGTTTTYFEKSPRRGIWSCYFTTYAGRRIRFSTKQNVFARAREVAATRVWEENGRDKDPHATPDVSSFTLFREYRKTLKARGRAESTLGNIERFERRFEKFFGCQSCLPELTKQDIERWAGWLRQQKVINHKRETDRRLGHKTVSEHINWLSAVYNYYDLKNPVKRVHRPKKSHSQEVEERKIYYPEEVRKILKSAKERSAEGDDWRLFELMTRIYAFTGLRYSELMGLQFSDVDKQNRQVLVAKNKKRETRNLTLTGDFSGVWNDLQTLIGMSRKHHGKSWQRDLPIIWKYHNWYRKTLKYRFCPAEKIEYKGVHAYRHGFASNALMRSGWSLDYLAKWLGHDRSVCFRLYSHLIPEEPPGFEY, translated from the coding sequence ATGAAGAAGATCGAGACCATCGGCACAACGACTACGTACTTCGAGAAGAGCCCGAGGCGGGGCATTTGGTCGTGCTACTTCACAACATATGCCGGGAGGAGGATAAGATTCAGCACGAAGCAGAACGTATTTGCCCGCGCAAGAGAAGTAGCGGCGACGAGAGTCTGGGAAGAGAACGGCAGAGACAAGGACCCTCACGCCACCCCTGATGTCAGCAGCTTCACGTTGTTTAGGGAGTACCGAAAAACCCTCAAAGCTCGTGGGAGGGCTGAGAGCACTTTGGGGAATATCGAGCGTTTCGAGCGCAGATTCGAGAAATTCTTCGGGTGTCAGTCATGTCTTCCAGAACTCACGAAACAGGATATCGAGCGCTGGGCAGGCTGGCTTCGCCAGCAAAAGGTCATCAATCACAAGAGAGAAACTGATCGGCGCCTTGGTCACAAGACCGTGTCGGAGCACATCAACTGGCTGTCTGCGGTCTATAACTACTACGACCTCAAGAACCCGGTGAAGCGGGTCCACCGGCCGAAGAAGAGCCACTCCCAAGAGGTCGAAGAACGAAAAATCTACTATCCGGAAGAAGTCCGGAAGATCCTCAAATCAGCTAAGGAGAGATCTGCCGAAGGGGATGACTGGCGGTTATTCGAACTCATGACTCGAATCTATGCATTCACCGGTCTCCGGTATAGTGAGTTGATGGGGCTGCAATTCTCCGATGTCGACAAGCAGAACCGTCAAGTTCTAGTGGCGAAGAACAAGAAGCGTGAGACCAGAAATTTGACTCTCACAGGCGATTTCAGTGGTGTGTGGAATGACCTTCAAACGCTGATCGGGATGAGCCGGAAGCATCACGGAAAATCATGGCAGAGGGATCTGCCGATCATCTGGAAGTACCACAACTGGTACCGCAAAACGCTGAAGTACCGCTTCTGCCCCGCGGAGAAGATCGAGTACAAAGGCGTGCACGCCTACCGCCACGGCTTTGCCTCAAATGCACTGATGAGATCCGGCTGGAGTCTAGATTACCTCGCCAAATGGTTGGGGCATGACCGATCAGTCTGCTTCCGATTGTATTCACACCTAATTCCTGAGGAGCCTCCGGGCTTCGAGTACTGA
- a CDS encoding phage Gp37/Gp68 family protein, with protein sequence MEYTEIAWTTHTFNGWEGCSKVSSGCKFCYASGIAKRFESNRGVIWGPHGTRVRTSEQNWKKPLTWNRKAEKNGERYRVFTASMSDVFEENWDEALDPWRTDLFDLIETTPNLDWQILTKRPAAIAPTLKRLGYPKDFFLSLGNVWLGTSTENADWARRRIPPLTKIPAAVHFISAEPLLGPIPNLPLDHIEWVIVGGESGPKARPMEADWVREIRDQCLASGTPFFFKQWGGARKKLSGKLLEAREWTQIPTRTLPKEETPCM encoded by the coding sequence ATGGAATACACGGAAATCGCTTGGACCACGCACACTTTTAACGGCTGGGAAGGATGCTCGAAAGTGAGCAGCGGCTGTAAATTCTGTTACGCCTCGGGCATTGCCAAACGCTTCGAGAGCAACAGGGGAGTCATCTGGGGACCCCATGGGACTCGGGTGAGAACAAGCGAGCAAAACTGGAAGAAGCCCCTCACGTGGAACCGGAAGGCTGAGAAGAATGGCGAACGCTACCGAGTGTTCACCGCATCGATGTCGGACGTTTTCGAGGAGAATTGGGATGAAGCCCTCGATCCGTGGCGAACGGATCTGTTTGACCTGATCGAGACCACACCGAACCTCGACTGGCAGATCCTTACCAAGAGACCCGCGGCCATCGCCCCAACGCTGAAGCGACTCGGATATCCCAAGGATTTCTTCCTCTCCCTCGGAAACGTCTGGCTCGGAACGTCGACAGAGAACGCTGATTGGGCGAGAAGGCGTATTCCGCCCCTGACCAAGATCCCAGCCGCAGTGCATTTTATTTCGGCGGAGCCACTACTCGGCCCAATCCCTAACCTCCCGTTGGACCATATCGAGTGGGTGATTGTGGGAGGCGAATCAGGTCCCAAGGCTCGCCCGATGGAGGCTGACTGGGTGCGTGAGATCAGAGATCAGTGTCTCGCATCGGGGACTCCATTCTTCTTCAAGCAGTGGGGTGGCGCGAGAAAGAAGCTCTCCGGAAAGCTGCTGGAAGCTCGCGAATGGACACAGATCCCAACCAGAACTCTGCCGAAGGAGGAGACACCATGTATGTGA
- a CDS encoding FAD/NAD(P)-binding protein: MKTLAMPEAAVRDPMVPTPYVIESVRRETHDTFTLEMVPEDGTTRLNFKPGQFNMLYVFGVGEIPISISGDPAHPETLTHTTRAVGAVTKAMQRLKKGDVLGVRGPYGTQWPVEEAMGHDIVIVAGGIGLAPLRPIIYRVLSERERFGQVVLLYGTRSPSDILFKKELQRWGGSFGMDVFVTVDRGDQNWHGSIGVVTNLVRRAPFDPLNATAMVCGPEIMMRYCAHELAKRGVDQDRTYVSMERNMKCGIGLCGHCQYGPVFICKDGPVFRYDRIRGMFGKREI; this comes from the coding sequence ATGAAGACACTTGCCATGCCTGAAGCGGCCGTCCGCGACCCGATGGTTCCGACGCCTTACGTGATCGAGTCCGTGCGTCGCGAAACGCACGATACATTTACGCTCGAGATGGTGCCGGAGGATGGAACAACGCGGCTGAATTTCAAGCCGGGGCAGTTCAACATGCTCTATGTATTCGGCGTTGGCGAGATTCCGATCTCGATCAGCGGCGATCCGGCGCATCCAGAGACTCTGACGCACACAACGCGCGCCGTCGGCGCCGTGACCAAGGCGATGCAGCGCCTGAAGAAAGGCGACGTGCTGGGTGTGCGTGGTCCATACGGAACGCAATGGCCGGTCGAAGAAGCGATGGGACACGACATTGTGATCGTCGCCGGCGGCATTGGTCTGGCGCCGCTGCGTCCGATCATCTATCGCGTCCTGTCGGAACGAGAGCGTTTCGGCCAGGTCGTTCTGCTGTATGGAACACGGAGCCCGTCGGATATCTTGTTCAAGAAGGAACTGCAGCGCTGGGGCGGCAGCTTCGGCATGGATGTCTTCGTTACCGTAGACCGCGGCGACCAGAATTGGCACGGCAGCATCGGCGTCGTGACCAACCTGGTTCGTCGCGCGCCGTTCGACCCATTGAATGCAACGGCGATGGTGTGTGGGCCGGAAATCATGATGCGGTATTGCGCGCATGAACTGGCTAAGCGTGGTGTCGATCAGGATCGAACCTACGTTTCGATGGAACGCAATATGAAGTGCGGCATTGGCCTGTGCGGGCATTGCCAGTACGGCCCTGTCTTCATCTGCAAGGACGGGCCGGTGTTCCGCTACGACCGAATCCGCGGAATGTTCGGAAAGCGGGAGATCTGA
- a CDS encoding 4Fe-4S dicluster domain-containing protein yields MRTIERMGFDGLLDALKAWGYTLIGSRVAQSAVTWGEIDSSADLPAGCHDEQAGGRYRISRNGRAALFDYAAGPQSLKKYFFPAQRQLWRVERGRNGSPRKIIPGDLTTPKLAFIGVRPCELAAIAVQDRTFLNGRYVDPYYKAQRENSLLVAVNCTNPSGTCFCASMKTGPKATEGFDIVLTEVFEGDRHYFVADGGSEEGRNVLAQVTSNTSSDHEIAAARRVSESAAKRMGRQLDTTQIKELLYRNDEHPRWDDVEERCLSCGNCTLACPTCFCHTVEDVSDLDGQAASRVRRWDSCFSIDFSYIHGGSVRTSGRARYRQWITHKLAAWNDQFGTSGCVGCGRCITWCPVGIDITEEVRAIRETEPPRSRVKSHGKK; encoded by the coding sequence ATGCGGACGATCGAACGAATGGGCTTCGACGGTTTGCTCGATGCTCTGAAGGCCTGGGGGTACACGCTGATTGGCTCCCGAGTCGCTCAGTCGGCGGTAACGTGGGGCGAGATTGACTCGTCGGCGGACCTGCCCGCGGGCTGCCATGACGAGCAGGCGGGCGGGCGCTACCGCATCTCGCGCAACGGACGAGCTGCGTTGTTTGACTACGCGGCGGGGCCGCAATCGCTGAAGAAGTACTTCTTCCCTGCGCAGCGTCAGTTGTGGCGCGTGGAACGTGGCCGAAACGGTTCGCCTCGGAAGATCATTCCCGGCGATCTCACGACACCGAAGCTCGCGTTCATCGGCGTACGGCCTTGCGAACTGGCCGCGATCGCAGTGCAGGATCGAACCTTCTTGAACGGACGCTACGTCGATCCGTACTACAAGGCACAACGCGAGAATTCTCTCCTCGTCGCGGTCAATTGCACGAACCCATCGGGTACCTGCTTCTGTGCGTCGATGAAGACGGGGCCGAAGGCGACGGAAGGGTTCGACATTGTTCTGACAGAGGTCTTCGAAGGAGACCGTCATTACTTCGTTGCCGACGGTGGAAGCGAAGAAGGGCGGAACGTTCTCGCCCAGGTCACCAGCAACACGTCCAGCGATCACGAGATCGCGGCGGCACGGCGGGTCTCAGAATCCGCCGCCAAGCGGATGGGCCGCCAACTGGATACGACACAAATCAAAGAACTGCTGTATCGCAACGACGAGCACCCCCGTTGGGATGACGTAGAAGAACGCTGTCTCTCCTGCGGCAACTGCACGTTGGCTTGCCCGACCTGTTTCTGTCACACCGTGGAGGATGTGTCGGATCTGGACGGCCAGGCGGCGTCGCGTGTGCGGCGGTGGGACTCGTGCTTCTCGATCGACTTCTCCTATATCCACGGCGGCAGTGTGCGAACATCCGGCCGGGCTCGGTATCGGCAATGGATTACGCACAAGCTGGCGGCGTGGAACGATCAGTTTGGAACTTCCGGGTGCGTGGGCTGCGGCCGGTGCATCACCTGGTGCCCCGTGGGGATTGATATCACCGAGGAAGTGCGGGCTATCCGCGAAACGGAACCGCCGCGGAGCCGTGTGAAATCCCATGGAAAGAAGTAG
- a CDS encoding oxidoreductase: MPNSKKPKLAVWKFSSCDGCQLSLLDCEDELLAVANAIDIAYFPEASRAMVKGPYDISLVEGSITTPHEEENIHKVRRQSKVLITIGACATAGGIQALRNFRDVRQMVSAVYAHPEFIKSLNKSTPIADHVFVDFELRGCPINKAQLLEVVSAYLVGRKPNVPAFSVCQECKRRGNVCVMVARGEPCLGPVTQAGCGALCPSYDRGCFGCFGPKETANTPALGEWWKTELGVDSDGVKRSFRTFNAYAEAFRRESESHER; the protein is encoded by the coding sequence ATGCCGAATTCGAAGAAGCCAAAACTCGCCGTGTGGAAGTTCTCGTCCTGCGACGGTTGCCAGTTGAGTTTGCTGGACTGCGAAGACGAGTTGCTGGCCGTTGCGAATGCGATCGACATCGCCTACTTCCCGGAAGCCAGTCGCGCGATGGTGAAGGGCCCATACGACATTTCACTCGTCGAAGGATCGATCACAACGCCGCACGAAGAAGAGAACATCCACAAAGTACGCCGCCAATCGAAGGTGCTGATCACAATCGGCGCGTGTGCCACCGCGGGTGGTATTCAGGCGCTTCGGAATTTCCGCGATGTGCGCCAGATGGTTTCCGCCGTTTACGCGCATCCTGAGTTCATCAAGAGTCTCAATAAGTCGACGCCGATCGCGGACCACGTCTTCGTCGATTTCGAATTGCGCGGCTGCCCAATCAACAAGGCTCAACTCCTCGAAGTCGTCAGCGCTTACCTGGTTGGTCGCAAACCGAACGTGCCGGCTTTCAGCGTCTGTCAGGAGTGCAAGCGACGCGGCAACGTGTGCGTAATGGTGGCGCGTGGCGAACCGTGCCTTGGCCCAGTTACGCAGGCGGGCTGCGGCGCGCTTTGCCCTTCGTACGACCGTGGTTGTTTCGGCTGCTTCGGCCCGAAAGAAACCGCAAACACACCGGCCCTGGGTGAATGGTGGAAGACGGAGTTGGGCGTGGACAGCGATGGCGTGAAGCGCTCATTCCGCACCTTCAATGCCTACGCGGAAGCCTTCAGAAGGGAAAGCGAGAGTCATGAAAGGTAA
- a CDS encoding site-specific integrase, translated as METPAATELALFSGEEIASPDSTGNPTPEQAATARIGFDRDIRRAGEHYAGSWASATLRAYRSDLKDFAAYCESRGLSSIPASPETICAYLAALGDGDWGAPRKLATIERRKASLSHVHKEAGLGDPASDPRVLRVLKGIRREKSVKQERKDALRTEDIQKIVKTFACNPRGLRDKALLLIGFATGCRGSELAALQFKDIQSHRQGLIIEIRRSKTDQDGEGHIKLIRCGRKSETCPVRALKAWMDSGAIETGSVFRSITNAEEILDEAMSNKGVSRAIKRAVAAIGLNPDHYASHSLRAGFVTEADSRGAKTSDIMRQSAHKTARMIAVYTRYNLDEVFRDSTALDLGL; from the coding sequence ATGGAAACACCGGCAGCAACCGAGTTGGCCCTCTTCTCGGGCGAGGAGATCGCGTCGCCTGATAGCACTGGCAATCCCACACCTGAACAGGCCGCCACCGCTCGCATCGGATTCGACCGAGACATCCGGAGAGCCGGGGAGCACTACGCCGGATCTTGGGCGTCCGCGACACTGCGCGCTTACCGATCAGACTTAAAGGACTTCGCGGCGTATTGCGAGAGTCGCGGGCTCTCATCTATTCCGGCCAGCCCCGAGACCATTTGCGCATATCTTGCCGCGCTGGGAGATGGAGACTGGGGAGCACCGCGCAAACTCGCGACCATCGAACGGCGCAAGGCATCTCTGAGCCACGTGCACAAGGAAGCGGGACTTGGAGATCCAGCATCCGATCCTCGTGTCCTTCGCGTCCTTAAGGGCATCAGGCGGGAGAAGTCTGTGAAGCAGGAGCGCAAGGACGCGCTTCGCACCGAAGACATCCAGAAAATCGTGAAGACGTTCGCATGCAATCCTCGGGGGCTTCGGGACAAGGCACTCCTTTTGATCGGCTTCGCGACCGGGTGTCGCGGCTCCGAACTGGCCGCGCTCCAGTTCAAGGATATCCAATCACACCGGCAGGGACTGATCATCGAGATCCGCCGCAGTAAGACCGACCAAGACGGTGAAGGTCACATCAAGCTCATCCGTTGCGGAAGGAAATCTGAGACTTGTCCAGTGCGAGCGTTGAAAGCGTGGATGGATTCCGGCGCCATCGAAACCGGAAGCGTTTTTCGCTCAATCACCAATGCCGAGGAGATTCTCGATGAGGCGATGAGCAACAAGGGCGTCTCGCGGGCCATCAAACGCGCCGTCGCCGCCATCGGCCTTAACCCGGATCACTATGCGAGTCACAGCCTGCGTGCTGGCTTTGTAACGGAGGCGGATTCTCGCGGCGCAAAGACCAGCGATATCATGCGGCAGTCCGCTCACAAGACAGCTCGCATGATTGCCGTCTACACGCGATACAATCTGGATGAGGTCTTCCGAGATTCCACTGCCTTGGATCTGGGGCTCTAG
- a CDS encoding DUF3536 domain-containing protein, producing MADGTNNGSNGSGADGALTKGHVDVSDRFLCVHGHFYQPPRENPWLETIEEQPTAAPFHDWNDRITNECYGPNTAARVVNSEGEILDIRNNYEKISFNIGPTLLSWMEHHAEDIYHEILAADARSVVERGGHGNALGQVYNHLIMPLASRREKNTQIIWGMEDFRRRFRRDPEGFWLSETAVDVETLEVLAANGVVYTVLAPRQAKAFRVLDGTGGWRSADGGRIDPSRPYICSLPSGRHIVLFFYDGPISQAVAFEGLLTDGNRFAERLTSGFSRHRTWPQLVHIATDGESYGHHHLHGEMALAYALHVIEARSQARLTNYGEYLSLVAPNCEAQIWENSSWSCVHGVERWRSDCGCSTGGHQGWNQKWRRPLRDAFDLIKAKADEIFDVEAARFFREPWEARDAYIDVLLNRTPDQTFDFLSQHKEHDLEPEERREALSLLEMQRNSMLMYTSCAWFFDELSGIETVQTLKYAARLLQLIQRYAPKLEAEFVAVLEKAPSNIPAFENGRAIWHRLVKPQVVDLHRVVANYAILNFDRHFEGSIEHYCYEINESDSHSGQYGNSRLKISRFTAASRLAGETLEGVVCVLHFGGHDFQCKIRGPLDLADYEDLQSDLFKIFSRRSLTEVVRAIDAHFGGRDYTLSDLFGECQREILGRVTVGAFERFESTLNLMYDENRKLMEYLLESGAPLPPGFLAVGEYVLRARLKDELAVFVSNPEQSTALETAKEARHIGLNIVDEGLRGDLARALEQVFHDLALMPTGGLCRIANQLLDIIEILDVHLDLWEAQNICFALVYGRDLPSHLARQTRYRRRPNSPVFPALRELADRLRISRTPLRSASDIEEASMSG from the coding sequence ATGGCAGACGGTACGAACAACGGTAGCAACGGCAGCGGGGCCGACGGCGCTTTGACCAAAGGGCATGTGGATGTGTCGGACCGATTCCTGTGCGTGCACGGGCATTTCTATCAGCCGCCGCGGGAAAATCCCTGGCTGGAGACGATCGAGGAGCAGCCGACCGCCGCGCCGTTCCACGACTGGAACGATCGCATCACCAACGAATGCTATGGCCCGAACACGGCCGCGCGCGTCGTCAATTCCGAGGGCGAGATTCTCGACATTCGGAATAACTACGAGAAAATCAGCTTCAACATCGGCCCCACGTTGCTTTCCTGGATGGAGCACCACGCCGAGGACATTTATCATGAGATTCTGGCGGCCGATGCCCGATCAGTTGTCGAGCGCGGCGGCCATGGCAATGCCCTCGGACAGGTCTACAATCACCTGATCATGCCATTGGCGTCACGGCGCGAGAAGAACACCCAGATCATCTGGGGTATGGAAGACTTCCGGCGCCGTTTCCGTCGCGATCCCGAAGGTTTCTGGCTTTCCGAGACCGCCGTCGATGTTGAGACGCTCGAAGTGCTGGCCGCGAATGGCGTTGTCTATACGGTGCTTGCGCCGCGCCAGGCGAAAGCCTTCCGCGTGCTGGATGGCACTGGCGGATGGCGCAGTGCAGATGGTGGCCGCATCGATCCGAGCCGTCCGTACATTTGCTCGCTGCCTTCCGGGCGTCACATCGTCCTCTTCTTCTACGATGGGCCGATCAGCCAGGCTGTCGCGTTCGAGGGTCTGCTGACCGACGGCAATCGTTTCGCCGAGCGCTTGACCAGCGGCTTCTCACGTCATCGCACCTGGCCGCAGCTTGTACACATCGCGACAGACGGCGAGTCCTATGGTCACCATCACCTCCACGGCGAAATGGCGCTGGCCTACGCGCTGCACGTCATCGAGGCACGGTCGCAGGCGCGCCTGACGAATTACGGCGAGTACCTGTCGCTTGTTGCACCGAACTGCGAGGCCCAGATCTGGGAGAACAGCTCGTGGTCGTGCGTGCATGGCGTGGAGCGTTGGCGTTCCGACTGCGGATGCTCGACTGGCGGGCACCAGGGATGGAATCAGAAGTGGCGTCGTCCGCTTCGCGATGCCTTCGATCTGATCAAGGCAAAGGCGGACGAGATCTTCGATGTCGAAGCGGCACGATTCTTCCGCGAGCCATGGGAAGCGCGCGACGCCTACATCGACGTCTTGCTGAATCGAACTCCGGACCAGACATTCGATTTCCTGTCGCAGCACAAAGAGCACGACCTCGAACCAGAAGAGCGTCGCGAGGCACTCAGTCTGCTCGAAATGCAGCGCAACTCGATGCTCATGTACACGAGCTGTGCGTGGTTCTTTGACGAGCTCAGCGGAATCGAGACGGTGCAGACGTTGAAGTACGCGGCACGCCTGTTGCAGTTGATCCAGCGTTACGCCCCAAAGCTCGAAGCCGAATTCGTCGCCGTTCTGGAGAAGGCCCCCAGCAATATTCCCGCGTTTGAGAACGGCCGTGCGATCTGGCATCGCCTTGTGAAACCACAAGTCGTGGATTTGCACCGCGTGGTTGCGAACTACGCGATTCTGAATTTCGATCGGCACTTCGAGGGTTCTATCGAGCACTACTGCTACGAGATCAATGAGAGCGATTCGCACTCCGGCCAATATGGCAACAGCCGTCTGAAGATTTCGCGTTTCACGGCCGCCTCGCGCCTGGCGGGGGAGACGCTCGAGGGCGTCGTTTGCGTGTTGCACTTCGGCGGTCACGACTTCCAGTGCAAGATCCGCGGTCCGTTGGACCTGGCCGATTACGAGGACCTGCAGTCAGACCTTTTCAAGATCTTCAGCCGACGTTCCTTGACCGAGGTTGTACGCGCGATCGATGCGCACTTCGGCGGGCGCGACTACACGTTGTCTGACCTTTTCGGCGAGTGTCAGCGCGAGATTCTAGGCCGCGTCACTGTTGGCGCATTCGAGCGTTTCGAGTCCACGTTGAATCTGATGTACGACGAGAATCGCAAGTTGATGGAGTACCTGTTGGAGAGCGGCGCGCCGCTGCCTCCAGGCTTCCTGGCAGTGGGCGAGTACGTCCTGCGTGCGCGGCTGAAGGATGAACTCGCGGTCTTTGTGAGCAATCCAGAGCAATCGACCGCTCTCGAGACCGCAAAGGAGGCGCGCCACATCGGGCTCAACATCGTCGACGAAGGTCTGCGCGGCGATCTGGCGCGAGCGCTCGAGCAGGTCTTCCACGATCTCGCGTTGATGCCGACCGGCGGGCTTTGCCGCATCGCGAATCAGCTTCTCGACATCATTGAGATTCTGGATGTACACCTCGACCTTTGGGAAGCGCAGAACATCTGCTTCGCTCTGGTGTACGGCCGTGATCTTCCTTCGCATCTCGCGCGACAGACGCGCTATCGCCGCCGGCCGAACTCACCGGTTTTCCCGGCGCTGCGCGAACTGGCCGATCGCCTCCGCATCAGCCGAACGCCACTTCGTTCTGCTTCCGATATCGAAGAAGCCAGTATGAGTGGCTGA